AAAAGATAACGGTTATTGTCGGTGAGGGGAAGGGTTGCCGCGTCGTATCACTGCAATGATATGCATTCCCGCATCTTCTGGATAAGGTCCAGCTGGTGCCGGGCTTCTCTCTTCTTTTCCTTCTCGATCGTATCCATGATCTCGGTTATCGAACGGGAAAGCGTATAGATCTTCACCGGCCTCCCTTTGCTCTCCGATTTGCTCTCGCGGGTGTCGATCCAGTCACATTCCTTGAGGTAGCGCATGGCGATGCTGACTTCAGGCTGGCGGAGATCGGTGCCCCGCTCGATGTCCCGGGATGTTGCTTCCTCGGCGTTCGCAAGATATACGAGCACTTTGGAGACGTTTCTCTTGATCCCGATACCTATGAGGAGCTCGGCGAGTT
This portion of the Methanoculleus oceani genome encodes:
- a CDS encoding MarR family transcriptional regulator, translated to MRSDKVRYFTPRDEELAELLIGIGIKRNVSKVLVYLANAEEATSRDIERGTDLRQPEVSIAMRYLKECDWIDTRESKSESKGRPVKIYTLSRSITEIMDTIEKEKKREARHQLDLIQKMRECISLQ